Sequence from the Catenuloplanes indicus genome:
GGTCTGCGCGATGCCGCGGTGCGCGAGCAGCGGCGGGCCGCCGTCCCGGCCGCCCCACAGGCGCGAGCTGTTGGCGACGGCCACGGTCACGGCCAGCACACCGACGACGACGGCGGCGATCAGAAGCTTTCGTCTCACCCCAGCAGGGTGCCGTCCCGTGGCCGGACGCGGAATGAGCGAAGGATCTAGTCCTTTCGGGCAGGTCCGTCGCGGGTGAGCAGCGCGGCCTGGGTCCGGCTGGTCACGCCGAGCTTGGCCAGCAGGCTACTGACGTGCACCTTCACGGTGCGCTCGGCGACCGACAGCGCGCGGGCGATCTCCTGGTTCGAAAGGCCGCGCCCGACCAGTCCCCAGACCTCCCGTTCCCGCGCGGTCAGCCCGCGGCCGCCCGGGTTCGGCGCGGCACCCGGTCGCGCCGCCGGTCCCGCCACGGCTCCCGGCCGTGCCGCCGCTCCCGGTGCGGTTCCCGGCCGTGCCGCCGCTCCCGGTGCGGCTCCCGGCCGTACCGTGGGCGGCTCTCGATCTGGCGCGGGCCACAGCAACCGGGCCGCGGACGAGCTGAGCGCCGTCACGCCCGCGTGCGCGCCGCGGATCGCGGCCGCCAGCTCGGCACCGCCCGCGTCCTTCAGCACGAACCCGGCCGCACCGGCCGCCAGCGCACGCTGCACGTCCGCGGCCCGGCCGACCGTGGTGAGGATCAGCACCGGCGGCCCCACGATCTTGCGCAGGATCTCGACCCCGTCCGCGCCGGGCAGGTACAGGTCGAGCAGCACCACGTCCGCGGAGTGAGCGTCGAGGAACGCGAGCAGCGCGGGCCCGTCCGGCAGCTCCGCGACCACGTCCAGGTCCGGCTGCGCGCCGAGCACCAGGCCCAGCCCCTCCCGGACCAGCGCCTGGTCGTCGACGACGACAACCCGGATCATGTGCCCATGCTAAAGCTCCGTGCGCGGCTCACCGACGTGGCGCTGACCGGCGCGGCCGCGCTGCTGTTCGCGGGCTCCGGCACCGCGGTCTCGGTGCCGCTCGCGGTCGCGCAGGTGAGCCCGCTGCTGCTCCGGCGCCGGTGCCCGGCCGTGGTGCTGATCGTGGTGGCCGCCGCGACCGCGGCGCACACCACTCTCGGGATGGCCCGCGCGATCGGCTTCCTGCCGGTCACCGTGGCGATCTTCACGGCCGCCGCGCAGCGCGGCGTGCTGACCCGCTGGGTACTCTGCCCGGCCGCCGGCCTGGCCGTCGCGGCCGCGAGCGCGGCCCGGCACGGCCCGGTCGAGGGCTTCCTGCTGGCCGTCGTCATGGTGATCATCGCCTGGCTGGCCGGCTTCGAGCGCGACGAGCACCTGCGCCTGCGCCTGGAGGTCGCCGCGTCCGCCGACCGCGAGCGCCTGGCCCGGCGGGTACACGACACGCTCGCCCACACCGTCACGGTCATGCTGCTGCAGACCGAGGCGCTGCGCGCGACCGCGCCGCTCGGTCCGTCCGACCGGCACCGGGTCGATCTGGTGCTGGCCGCGGGCCGGGAGGCGCTGGCCGATGTCCGCGCCGCGCTGGCCGGCACCGCACCGGTCCTCGACCTGCCCGGTCGCCTCGCCCTGCTGCGCGCCTCCGGCCTGCACCTGCCCGAGTCACTGCCGGCCGCGCTGACCACCGGTCTGCCGCCGGCGCTGCACGACATCGTGGCCCGCCTGATCGGCGAGACCGCCACGAACGCACTCCGCCACGACGGCCCCGGCACCCGCCTCACGATCTCGGCCACCCGCTCGGGCCCGTCCCTGACCATCACGATCGTCAGCTCCGGCGGCCGCGCGCCCGGCTCCCCCGCCGGCCCCGGCTTCGGCCTGAAAAGCCTTTCCAAGGACATCCGCGGGTACGGCGGCAGCCTCACCTACGGCCCTTCCGGCGGCACCTGGACGACCGTCGCGGTCCTGCCGGCCACGTGACGACCCGGCACCGGCCGCAGCCACCGGCAGCCAGGCGCGCACGATCGCCGCCGCCGGGTCAAGAACGGCGGCACCAGAGACCCCGCCGCGCGACAGCCGCGCCGGCGGCGGCATCCGCTGCACACGGCCGCCGTGACCACGCGAAGGCACTTCCTCACCGGCACCGGCAGCAGGACGGCGAGACCGCCGGCGGCCCGGTGGCGCGCCCGTCAGTAGCCCGCGGTCGCGCGCCGCCGGCGGCGGGCCAGCCATTCGGCCAGGCCGGCCGCGGAGACCGTGGCCATCAGGCCGGCGCCGGCCGCGATGACGGCGATCCGGCGGCGCTGCGAGTTGTCCTTCTCGACCAGGTCGGCGTCGGTGAGCGGAACGACGGTGATCTGCGCGCCGTCGGAGAGACCGAACGGCTGCTGGCGGGCCACGACCTCCTCGCCGATCAGGCCGTCCATCACGTCGATGATGCGGCGGGCCTCGGTCTCGGTGTCCGCGAGCACCTCGATCGCGATGATGGCGGCGCCGGTGTTGGTCACGGACACGGTCCACTCGCCGCGGTAGCCCTGCGCGAAGAGGTCCTCGGCCAGCGTCGCGCTGCTCAGCCGGACCTCGATCACGTCGGCCAGCGTGACCGGGTTCCACGGGTTCTGCTTCACCGTGTCGCCGATCGCCGGGCTGTACTGCTCGCGCTGCGGCAGGAGCGTCACGTGCCCGGTCACCTTCGCCTGTTGCGGCAGGCCGAGCATCGCCCACGCGACCGCCGCTACCGTCAGCAACATCAGCGGCGCGGTGATCGGCCACCGGCGCAGGAGAATCCTGCCGACATCCGCGAAGTCCATCGTTTCCCCTCGTCACGCCCGCGGGGACGGTACCGCGTCTTCCTGTGACGTCGTTGTGAGCCCCTACCCAGCGTGACATGCCCACACCGGGCGGGGTGTGCCGCCCGCCGGAGCGGCGGGCGGCACCGGGGAACGGATCAGAGCTTGGTCAGCGCCTCGCCGAGCATGTCGGTGATCTTCGACGGCGTGGTGATGTCGTGCGCGTAGACGTACGCGACCGGGAAGCCGGCGTCGCGGGCCGCGTTGGCGTTGCGGACCACGTCCTCCGTGGTGCTGGACGGGTCGACCGCGAACATCGCGGTCTTCTCGATCTGGTCGTAGTCGCGGCCGACGTCGTCGCAGTGCCGGCGGAGCACGTCGAGCTTGTGCGCGGACTCCGGGCCGAGGCCGATGTTGCAGGCGTCCGCGTACTTCGCGACCAGCTTCAGCGTCTTCTTCTCGCCACCGCCGCCGATCAGCAGGTACGGCCGGGGCGAACGGAGCGGCTGCGGCGAGTTGAGCGTGCGCTCCAGCCGGTAGCGCCGGCCCTGGTACGCCTCCTCGGAGTCGGACCACATCTGCAGGCAGATCTGCAGCGCCTCCTCCAGACGCTCGAAGCGCTCCGCGACCGGCGGGAACGCGAAGCCGAGGCCCTTGGACTCGTCCTCGTTCCAGGCCGCGCCGATGCCCAGGCCGGCCCGGCCGCCGGAGAGCACGTCGAGCGTGCTGACGGCCTTGGCGAGCAGGCCGGGCTCGCGGTAGGTCACGCCGGTGACCAGCGTGTGCAGCAGCGCGGTCTCGGTGTGCGCGGCGATGAAGCCGAGCGCGGTGTACGCCTCGAGCATCTCGTGCTCGTACGGCCCGACGGCCCGGATCTGCCAGAAGTGGTCCATGACCGTGATCCGGGTGATGCCGGCCTGCTCCGCGTTGCGCGCGTGCCGGCCGAGCGCGGCGCCGAGCGTGGCCGGCCCGCCGTCCCAGGTGAAGTCGGCGATGTGCAGTCCCAGTTCCATATCAAGTGAGAGTACCCTCCGGATAGGATGTCCGCTGCCCCACGGACGTGCGGCCCCGCGACCGTGGCGCGGGGCCGCACACCAGGTCACCAGGTCAGGCCGTGCCCGTACGGGTAGAGCGGATTTCCGTAGCCGGACGGCACCGGACGCCCGGCATCGATGTGCGCGCGGATCTCGGCCCGCTGGGCGTCCGTGGCGCCGAGGTCGAACGGCAGGTCCCATGCCTCCCGCGCGTCCGCCTGCACGTCCTGGCCGCCCGGCCGGAGCACCTGGTCGAGCGTGCGCGGCAGCTGCCAGGGCAGCTTCCCGCTCGGCCGGTAGTCGCCGAAGACCAGGCTCGCCAGCGCCGGCCCGACCTCCTCACCGGCCCGGAAGTTGACCACCACGGCGTCCGCGATCTCGTGCCACTCACTGATCACGTAGGGGCGGGCCATGGTCAGCAGCACCACCACGGGTACGCCGCGCGCCTTCCAGCTCCGGATCAGCTCCAGCTGGTCCGGTGGCAGGTACGGTGCGGTCTGCGTCCAGCTGGTGGCGTGGGTGTAGTACGGCTCCCCCACGGCCACGATCGCCAGACTCGGATTGGCCGCGCTGTCCCGATGCACGGTCACCCCGGCGGCGGCGCCGCGCTCCACCAGCGCGTCGTAGGTGGACAGCGAGCCGTACTCCTGGTGGAAGTAGCTGGTCCAGATGCAGCACGACCCGGTGTCGCTCGCGCGCGGCCCGGTCACCACGACGTTGCTGCCCGCCGGGAGCCGCAGCGGCAGCACCCCGTTGTTGCGCAGCACGGTCAGCGAGCCGCGCGCGGCCTGGTTGGCCAGCGCCGTGTCGGCCGGCGTATGCACCCGGTAGATCCCGTTGACCGGGTCGCCGTACGGGTTCTCGAACAGCCCGAGCTGGAACTTCAGCCGCAGCACCCGCCGGACCGCGTCGTCGATCCGGGCGGCCGGCACCTGCGCCAGGAACGTGGCCATCGAGAAGCCGGCCGCGCCCGGGTCGGCGCCGCCCATCACGTCCGAGCCGGCCCGTGCCGCGCCGGCCCAGGAGCCGGACGGCAGCCAGTCCGTGGTGATCAGGCCGGTGAAGCCGAGGTTGTTGCGCAGGTAGGCCAGGATCGGCGCGCTGTCGCCGGCGCCGGGGCCGCCCGGGTCCAGGAAGGAGCTGCCCGCGTACCCCGGCATGATGTTGACCGCGCCCGCCTCCATCGCGGCCCGGAACGGGATCATGTGGTACTTGATGGTGACGCCGTCGTACACGATCAGCTGCTCGCCGCCCGCGCCCTCGCCCGGCCAGTGCTTGACCGTGGCCAGCACCGAGCGCGGGTTCAGCTCCGGTCCGCCCTGCAGGCCGGCGACCAAGGCCCGGACCTGCGCGGCCGCCACGTACGCGTCCTCGCCGTTGCCCTCCTGGATGCGTGGGTAGAGCGCCTTCGTGCCGACCTCGGCGAGCGGCCCGAGCACGCCACGGGTGCCCAGCTCGACCTGCTCGCGCCGCTGCATGTCGCCGAGCTCGTACTGCAGCGGGTAGTCCCGGCCGGCCGCCAGCGCGCTCTGCGCCGGGTA
This genomic interval carries:
- a CDS encoding response regulator transcription factor, which codes for MIRVVVVDDQALVREGLGLVLGAQPDLDVVAELPDGPALLAFLDAHSADVVLLDLYLPGADGVEILRKIVGPPVLILTTVGRAADVQRALAAGAAGFVLKDAGGAELAAAIRGAHAGVTALSSSAARLLWPAPDREPPTVRPGAAPGAAARPGTAPGAAARPGAVAGPAARPGAAPNPGGRGLTAREREVWGLVGRGLSNQEIARALSVAERTVKVHVSSLLAKLGVTSRTQAALLTRDGPARKD
- a CDS encoding LLM class F420-dependent oxidoreductase — encoded protein: MELGLHIADFTWDGGPATLGAALGRHARNAEQAGITRITVMDHFWQIRAVGPYEHEMLEAYTALGFIAAHTETALLHTLVTGVTYREPGLLAKAVSTLDVLSGGRAGLGIGAAWNEDESKGLGFAFPPVAERFERLEEALQICLQMWSDSEEAYQGRRYRLERTLNSPQPLRSPRPYLLIGGGGEKKTLKLVAKYADACNIGLGPESAHKLDVLRRHCDDVGRDYDQIEKTAMFAVDPSSTTEDVVRNANAARDAGFPVAYVYAHDITTPSKITDMLGEALTKL
- a CDS encoding sensor histidine kinase yields the protein MLKLRARLTDVALTGAAALLFAGSGTAVSVPLAVAQVSPLLLRRRCPAVVLIVVAAATAAHTTLGMARAIGFLPVTVAIFTAAAQRGVLTRWVLCPAAGLAVAAASAARHGPVEGFLLAVVMVIIAWLAGFERDEHLRLRLEVAASADRERLARRVHDTLAHTVTVMLLQTEALRATAPLGPSDRHRVDLVLAAGREALADVRAALAGTAPVLDLPGRLALLRASGLHLPESLPAALTTGLPPALHDIVARLIGETATNALRHDGPGTRLTISATRSGPSLTITIVSSGGRAPGSPAGPGFGLKSLSKDIRGYGGSLTYGPSGGTWTTVAVLPAT